The Streptomyces achromogenes genome window below encodes:
- a CDS encoding enoyl-CoA hydratase/isomerase family protein, which yields MTDVSPVLTVAADGDVRIVTLNRPDRLNGVSAELHLRLSQVWRELAEDAGARAVVLTGAGRAFSAGGDFDHLLRHHDDPELRERSIRLDRTIQTDMIRFPLPVVAAVNGPAVGLGCSLALGCDLVLMAEDAYLADPHISVGLVAGDGGVTLWPLLTSLLRVKEYLFTGDRIPAATAVELGLANRTVPGPDLMGEALTLAHRLAAQPPEALRATKAALAAVVEQVSRGGMEAALLAERSTMTSPDHIRIVSDLAARASRRPSAAEEG from the coding sequence ATGACCGACGTGAGCCCCGTTCTGACCGTGGCCGCCGACGGAGATGTCCGCATCGTCACGCTGAACCGCCCCGACCGCCTCAACGGCGTCTCGGCGGAGCTCCACCTCCGGCTGTCCCAGGTCTGGCGCGAGCTCGCGGAGGACGCCGGAGCGCGGGCGGTCGTCCTCACCGGGGCGGGCCGGGCGTTCAGCGCGGGCGGCGACTTCGACCATCTGCTGCGCCATCACGACGACCCGGAGCTGCGCGAGCGGTCCATCCGGCTCGACCGGACCATCCAGACGGACATGATCCGCTTCCCGCTGCCCGTCGTCGCGGCCGTCAACGGCCCCGCGGTGGGTCTGGGCTGCTCTCTCGCGCTGGGGTGCGACCTCGTGCTCATGGCCGAGGACGCCTACCTCGCGGACCCGCACATCTCGGTGGGCCTGGTGGCGGGCGACGGCGGAGTGACCCTCTGGCCGCTGCTGACGAGCCTGCTGCGCGTGAAGGAGTACCTGTTCACGGGGGACCGCATCCCGGCCGCCACCGCCGTCGAACTCGGCCTGGCCAACCGGACCGTCCCGGGCCCCGACCTCATGGGCGAGGCCCTCACACTGGCCCACCGGCTCGCCGCGCAGCCCCCGGAGGCGCTGCGCGCCACGAAGGCGGCGCTCGCGGCGGTGGTCGAGCAGGTCTCGCGGGGCGGCATGGAGGCGGCGCTGCTGGCCGAGCGCTCCACCATGACCAGCCCCGACCACATCCGCATCGTGAGCGACCTCGCCGCCCGGGCGAGCCGCCGTCCCAGCGCCGCCGAGGAGGGCTGA
- a CDS encoding acyl-CoA dehydrogenase family protein, translating into MERDEFTLVRDMLRAFATRFRSGSADDVKAQTRTDAQRALDELGLTGLRRTSPPAATAQECALLAEEHGRQPLTTSLLGTALLAPELLRLLDEGERAEPVHGARPTVALAGDLRFPDRDAVGLVAWDCDGADTALLVHAEGRVTEHELGSPAPTADLLRGVRRASAEGRPVGRITPGAHRSWQAYALVVVASELVGAARAFVEQSVDYARERHQYGQPIGSFQAVQHQIADATVLVEACTSATRYAAWCLDSETPGRALTAARVAKAEVNSSAVEAVYAGMQVFGGIAQTWEHVAHLYLRRALVGATTLATTSDLLTVLAAPEGTR; encoded by the coding sequence GTGGAACGCGACGAGTTCACGCTGGTTCGCGACATGCTGCGGGCATTCGCGACCCGCTTCCGCAGCGGCTCAGCCGACGACGTCAAGGCCCAGACTCGCACGGACGCACAGCGGGCCTTGGACGAGCTCGGCCTGACCGGCCTCCGCCGCACCTCCCCGCCGGCCGCCACCGCGCAGGAGTGCGCCCTTCTCGCCGAGGAGCACGGCCGGCAGCCCCTGACCACGTCCCTGCTCGGCACGGCGCTGCTCGCCCCCGAGCTGCTGCGTCTCCTCGACGAGGGCGAGCGGGCCGAGCCCGTCCACGGCGCCCGCCCCACCGTCGCCCTCGCCGGCGACCTGCGCTTCCCGGACCGCGATGCGGTCGGCCTCGTCGCCTGGGACTGCGACGGCGCGGACACGGCGCTCCTCGTACATGCCGAAGGCCGCGTGACCGAGCACGAACTGGGAAGCCCGGCACCGACCGCGGACCTGCTGCGCGGTGTGCGGCGGGCCTCGGCCGAGGGCCGGCCCGTCGGCCGGATCACCCCGGGCGCACACCGGAGCTGGCAGGCATACGCCCTGGTCGTGGTCGCGAGCGAACTCGTGGGGGCAGCCCGTGCGTTCGTCGAGCAGAGCGTGGACTACGCCCGCGAACGCCACCAGTACGGACAGCCGATCGGCTCCTTCCAGGCCGTGCAGCACCAGATCGCCGACGCCACCGTCCTCGTGGAGGCCTGCACCAGCGCCACCCGCTACGCCGCGTGGTGCCTGGACAGCGAAACGCCGGGCCGTGCGCTGACCGCGGCCCGCGTGGCCAAGGCAGAGGTCAACTCCTCGGCCGTGGAAGCCGTGTACGCCGGGATGCAGGTGTTCGGCGGGATCGCCCAGACCTGGGAGCACGTAGCCCACCTGTACCTGCGCCGAGCCCTCGTCGGAGCGACCACGCTCGCGACCACGTCCGACCTGCTGACCGTCCTGGCCGCACCGGAGGGGACGCGATGA
- a CDS encoding acyl-CoA dehydrogenase family protein, which produces MTDTPLNFGDPEDLERLRHDFRAWLAGHPLPERPADEPLPVFLHRWHRQLHSGGWVGLDVPEQYGGRGLTALHQVTVSDELGARGAPGVPRIGYLAHALLRFGSEEQRRRLLPRMLSGDDVWCQGFSEPGAGSDLAGMSTYAERRPEGHYIVNGQKLWTSYAQYSGLCLLLARTDRAAPAHTSISAFLLPLDRPGVTVRPLRAANGDDEFCELFLDDVRLEEFERIGAEGDGWPLAMTTVAYERNAQDTGHLSKYGLLIERLRRAAHERRGTLPDGLLSDIGRCAVDYQVLVAHARRRTAERLAGQSAGPESSVDKLLMTRAEQRLYETALKVFPEELYGEGGEVLGDYFYSRAASVYGGTSQIQRNIIAKRLLGLPVGPRA; this is translated from the coding sequence ATGACGGACACTCCCCTGAACTTCGGCGACCCCGAGGACCTGGAACGCCTGCGCCACGACTTCCGCGCCTGGCTGGCCGGCCACCCGCTGCCCGAACGGCCCGCCGACGAACCACTTCCCGTGTTCCTGCACCGCTGGCACCGCCAACTGCACTCCGGCGGCTGGGTCGGCCTCGACGTCCCGGAGCAGTACGGCGGCCGGGGTCTGACCGCGCTGCACCAGGTCACGGTCAGCGACGAACTGGGGGCGCGGGGCGCGCCCGGTGTCCCCCGCATCGGCTATCTCGCCCACGCCCTGCTGCGGTTCGGCTCCGAGGAGCAGCGCCGCCGGCTGCTGCCGCGCATGCTCTCCGGTGACGACGTGTGGTGCCAGGGCTTCAGCGAGCCCGGCGCCGGCTCGGACCTGGCCGGCATGAGCACCTACGCCGAGCGCCGCCCGGAGGGCCACTACATCGTCAACGGCCAGAAGCTCTGGACGAGTTACGCCCAGTACTCCGGCCTCTGCCTGCTCCTGGCCCGCACTGATCGCGCCGCTCCGGCCCACACCTCCATCTCGGCCTTCCTGCTGCCTCTGGACCGCCCCGGCGTGACCGTACGGCCGCTGCGTGCGGCGAACGGCGACGACGAGTTCTGCGAACTGTTCCTCGACGACGTGCGCCTGGAGGAGTTCGAACGGATCGGTGCCGAGGGCGACGGCTGGCCACTGGCGATGACCACGGTGGCGTACGAGCGCAACGCGCAGGACACCGGCCACCTGTCGAAGTACGGGCTGCTGATCGAACGGCTGCGCCGCGCCGCGCACGAGCGTCGCGGCACGCTCCCGGACGGACTGCTGTCGGACATCGGCCGCTGTGCCGTCGACTACCAGGTCCTTGTCGCCCACGCGCGGCGCCGCACCGCCGAGCGCCTCGCCGGGCAGAGCGCGGGACCGGAGTCCTCCGTGGACAAGCTGCTCATGACCCGCGCCGAACAGCGCCTGTACGAGACGGCGCTGAAGGTCTTCCCCGAGGAACTGTACGGGGAGGGCGGCGAGGTCCTGGGCGACTACTTCTACTCGCGGGCCGCGTCCGTGTACGGCGGCACGTCCCAGATCCAGCGGAACATCATCGCCAAGCGGCTGCTGGGCCTGCCCGTCGGCCCTCGTGCCTGA
- a CDS encoding FadD3 family acyl-CoA ligase produces the protein MRHDLEFLSIPNVVRVAARRFGDAPALIDGELRLTFRELEARMVQAVRSALALGIGPGDRVGLCAPNSVEWIVTALGIQGAGGVVVPLNTRFKATEISYILRKSGAKALFAAASFLGTDYIADLRRADPELPALRTAVSMPGGAEGLYWSQFLAHGEECPEAAAQESIDRLTPDHVSDVMFTSGTTGHPKGVILTHGQTLRAYGWMSTEYTFDASDSFLVIPPFFHCFGYKAGWLASLMHGVTVIPMAVFDAGRALEIVQGERVSIVLGPPTIFHDLLNHPQRSLYDLSSLRVSMTGGTTVPQSLIRAMKKDLSFDIVLSAYGLTESTALVTTTRVGDSEETVARTTGRPIPDVEVRIADETGQDVPAGEEGEVLVRGYNVTRGYWDDPAATAETIDRDGWLHTGDIGRLDPDGNLAIVDRKKEMFIVGGFNAYPAEIEKLLLDYEPIAQAAVIGVPDERLGEVGCAFVVPRPGADVTAEDVISWARDHMANFKVPRRVRFVDHLPRNASQKVLKHELRARLGS, from the coding sequence ATGCGACACGACCTGGAATTTCTCTCCATTCCGAACGTGGTGAGAGTCGCCGCGCGGCGGTTCGGTGACGCCCCGGCCCTCATCGACGGCGAACTGCGCCTCACCTTCCGGGAACTGGAAGCCCGGATGGTCCAGGCGGTGCGTTCGGCGCTCGCGCTCGGCATCGGCCCGGGTGACCGGGTCGGCCTGTGCGCACCGAACTCGGTCGAGTGGATCGTGACAGCCCTCGGCATCCAGGGCGCGGGAGGTGTCGTCGTACCGCTCAACACCCGCTTCAAGGCGACCGAGATCTCCTACATCCTGCGGAAGTCCGGCGCGAAGGCGCTGTTCGCGGCCGCGTCGTTCCTCGGCACCGACTACATCGCGGACTTGAGGCGCGCCGACCCCGAACTGCCCGCGCTGCGGACCGCGGTGTCGATGCCGGGTGGCGCGGAGGGCCTGTACTGGAGTCAGTTCCTCGCGCATGGCGAGGAGTGCCCCGAGGCTGCCGCCCAGGAGTCCATCGACCGGCTCACCCCGGATCACGTCTCCGACGTGATGTTCACCTCCGGCACAACCGGCCACCCCAAGGGCGTGATCCTCACCCACGGGCAGACACTGCGAGCGTACGGCTGGATGTCCACCGAGTACACCTTCGACGCATCCGACAGCTTCCTGGTCATCCCGCCGTTCTTCCACTGCTTCGGCTACAAGGCGGGCTGGCTCGCCTCGCTGATGCACGGGGTGACCGTGATCCCCATGGCCGTCTTCGACGCGGGGCGCGCCCTCGAAATCGTTCAAGGAGAGCGGGTGAGCATCGTCCTCGGCCCGCCGACCATCTTCCACGACCTGCTGAACCATCCGCAGCGGTCCTTGTACGACCTGTCGTCCCTGCGGGTGTCCATGACGGGCGGCACGACCGTCCCACAGTCGCTGATCCGGGCGATGAAGAAGGATCTGTCCTTCGACATCGTGCTGAGCGCCTACGGGCTCACGGAGTCAACGGCGCTGGTCACCACGACCAGGGTCGGGGACAGCGAGGAGACGGTGGCCCGCACCACCGGGCGTCCGATCCCGGACGTCGAGGTCCGGATCGCCGACGAAACCGGGCAGGACGTGCCGGCGGGCGAGGAGGGGGAGGTCCTGGTTCGCGGCTACAACGTCACGCGCGGCTACTGGGACGACCCCGCGGCCACCGCCGAGACGATCGACCGCGACGGCTGGCTGCATACCGGCGACATCGGCCGCCTCGACCCGGACGGCAACCTGGCGATCGTCGACCGGAAGAAGGAGATGTTCATCGTGGGCGGCTTCAACGCCTACCCGGCCGAGATCGAGAAGCTGCTCCTCGACTACGAGCCGATAGCGCAGGCGGCGGTGATCGGGGTTCCGGACGAGCGGCTCGGCGAGGTCGGCTGCGCCTTCGTCGTGCCGAGGCCGGGCGCGGACGTCACGGCGGAGGACGTGATCTCCTGGGCCCGGGACCACATGGCCAACTTCAAGGTGCCCCGCCGGGTACGCTTCGTGGACCACCTGCCGCGCAACGCCAGCCAGAAGGTCCTCAAGCACGAGCTGCGCGCGCGGCTGGGGAGTTGA
- a CDS encoding CaiB/BaiF CoA transferase family protein, whose product MTNGGPLAGITVVALEQAVSAPMCTRTLGDFGARVIKVENPKGGDFARHYDDVVGGLAAHFVWANRGKESVALDLKSDGGQAVLHRLLERTDVLVSNLTPGTTAKLGLAPADLEVRHPDLIAVEIDGYGPGGPLSHKRAYDLLVQAESGACSVTGREGAPAKPGPPVADVCSGLYAALSVLALLYARRPGQVAVSLFDTMAELMGYPLTYTRHSGVEQQPLGMSSPAVSPYGAYRTADGQTVVLGTTNDREWQRLAKELLGRPDLADDERFRTNAGRVEHREVLDAAIGDWCARYDLGHVQERADAAGIGNSRYNTVTDVLDHPHLAARDRWRKVGTPSGPVPALLPPPVIAGFDPPMGAVPGLGEHTDALLAELGYTQPEIAALRARGAVR is encoded by the coding sequence GTGACGAACGGCGGCCCCCTCGCGGGGATCACGGTGGTGGCACTGGAGCAGGCCGTCTCGGCCCCGATGTGCACGCGCACGCTCGGCGACTTCGGTGCCCGGGTGATCAAGGTGGAGAACCCGAAGGGCGGTGACTTCGCACGGCACTACGACGACGTGGTCGGCGGCCTCGCGGCCCACTTCGTCTGGGCCAACCGGGGCAAGGAGTCGGTGGCCCTGGACCTGAAGTCGGACGGCGGGCAGGCGGTCCTGCACCGGCTGCTGGAGCGCACCGACGTCCTGGTCTCCAACCTCACCCCCGGCACGACGGCCAAGCTGGGCCTGGCCCCCGCCGACCTGGAGGTGCGCCACCCGGACCTGATCGCCGTGGAGATCGACGGATACGGCCCCGGCGGGCCCCTCTCCCACAAACGCGCCTACGACCTCCTGGTCCAGGCAGAGTCCGGAGCCTGCTCGGTGACCGGCCGGGAGGGTGCTCCCGCCAAGCCGGGCCCCCCGGTCGCGGACGTGTGCAGTGGGCTGTACGCGGCGCTGTCGGTGCTGGCGCTGCTGTACGCCCGGCGGCCGGGGCAGGTGGCGGTAAGCCTGTTCGACACCATGGCCGAACTGATGGGCTACCCGCTGACCTACACCCGCCACTCGGGGGTCGAGCAGCAGCCGCTCGGTATGAGTTCGCCCGCCGTGTCCCCCTACGGCGCCTACCGCACGGCCGACGGGCAGACGGTCGTGCTCGGCACCACGAACGACCGCGAATGGCAGCGGCTGGCGAAGGAGTTGCTGGGCCGGCCGGACCTGGCGGACGACGAGCGGTTCCGCACGAACGCCGGACGGGTGGAGCACCGCGAGGTTCTCGACGCCGCGATCGGCGACTGGTGTGCGCGGTACGACCTGGGTCACGTTCAGGAGCGGGCCGACGCGGCCGGGATCGGCAACTCCCGCTACAACACGGTCACCGATGTTCTCGACCATCCCCATCTGGCTGCCCGCGACCGCTGGCGGAAGGTCGGCACACCGTCGGGGCCGGTGCCCGCGCTGCTGCCGCCGCCCGTGATCGCCGGGTTCGACCCGCCGATGGGCGCGGTCCCCGGGCTCGGCGAACACACGGACGCCCTGCTGGCCGAACTCGGCTACACACAGCCGGAGATCGCCGCCCTGCGGGCGCGGGGGGCGGTCAGGTGA